A genomic region of Pyrus communis chromosome 14, drPyrComm1.1, whole genome shotgun sequence contains the following coding sequences:
- the LOC137716195 gene encoding cytokinin riboside 5'-monophosphate phosphoribohydrolase LOG1 translates to MEKEMKQSKFKRICVFCGSSPGNKSSYKEAAIELGEELVSKNIDLVYGGGSVGLMGLISQAVYDGGRHVIGVIPKTLMPREITGETVGEVKAVADMHQRKAEMAKHSDAFIALPGGYGTLEELLEVIAWAQLGIHDKPVGLLNVDGYYNSLLSFIDKAVEEGFISPTARHIIVSAPTGKELVKKMEEYFPRHERVASKLSWEIEQLGYPTICDISR, encoded by the exons ATGGAGAAGGAAATGAAGCAATCAAAATTCAAGAGGATTTGTGTGTTCTGTGGAAGTAGTCCAGGAAACAAAAGCAGTTATAAGGAAGCTGCGATTGAGCTGGGAGAAGAATTG gtttcaaagaatatTGATTTAGTATATGGAGGAGGGAGTGTTGGACTGATGGGGCTGATTTCCCAAGCTGTTTATGATGGTGGTAGACATGTCATTGG AGTTATTCCCAAGACACTCATGCCTAGAGAG ATAACTGGAGAAACTGTGGGGGAAGTGAAAGCAGTAGCAGACATGCACCAAAGGAAGGCAGAGATGGCGAAGCACTCCGATGCCTTTATTGCCTTACCCG GTGGCTATGGAACTCTTGAAGAGCTTCTTGAAGTGATAGCATGGGCTCAACTGGGCATTCATGATAAACCG GTGGGTTTGCTGAATGTGGATGGGTACTATAACTCCTTGTTGTCATTTATTGATAAGGCAGTAGAGGAAGGTTTCATTAGTCCAACAGCACGCCACATAATTGTTTCTGCTCCTACTGGCAAGGAgttagtgaagaaaatggag GAATATTTTCCACGCCATGAAAGAGTTGCTTCAAAGTTAAGCTGGGAAATTGAGCAGTTAGGCTATCCCACAATTTGTGACATATCAAGGTGA